From the genome of Amycolatopsis sp. NBC_01488, one region includes:
- a CDS encoding DUF397 domain-containing protein has product METELSEARWRKSSHSGGGNDCVEVAFVAGGAAVRDSKDPEGGAFRLPASGWRGLLAAVRPGGPARD; this is encoded by the coding sequence ATGGAAACCGAACTTTCCGAGGCGCGGTGGCGCAAGAGCAGTCACAGCGGCGGCGGCAACGACTGCGTCGAGGTCGCGTTCGTCGCCGGCGGCGCCGCCGTGCGCGACTCGAAGGACCCCGAAGGTGGTGCGTTCCGCCTGCCCGCATCGGGCTGGCGGGGGCTGCTGGCCGCGGTGCGGCCCGGCGGCCCGGCGCGTGACTGA